In Excalfactoria chinensis isolate bCotChi1 chromosome 5, bCotChi1.hap2, whole genome shotgun sequence, a single genomic region encodes these proteins:
- the NPC2 gene encoding NPC intracellular cholesterol transporter 2 — MVPPTLVLLLALVAAALAEPLRFVDCGSKDGSIQEVNVSPCPTQPCQLVKGTSYSINVTFSSKIESQGSKAKVYGEMLHVDIPFPIPEPDGCKSGIQCPIQKGHSYSYLNKLPVKSEYPSIKLIVKWELVDDQDQMLFCWKIPVQITS, encoded by the exons ATGGTGCCGCCGACTctcgtgctgctgctggctctcgTTGCTGCCGCCCTGGCCGAGCCTCTCCGCTTCGTGGACTGCG GTTCCAAAGACGGAAGCATTCAAGAGGTGAACGTCAGCCCCTGTCCCACGCAGCCCTGCCAGCTCGTCAAAGGGACCTCGTACAGCATCAACGTCACTTTCTCCAGCA AGATCGAGAGCCAAGGCAGTAAGGCAAAGGTGTATGGCGAGATGTTGCATGTGGACATACCCTTCCCCATCCCTGAGCCTGATGGATGCAAGTCTGGGATCCAGTGCCCCATCCAGAAGGGCCACTCGTACAGCTACCTGAACAAGCTCCCTGTGAAGAGCGAGTACCCCAGT ATTAAGCTGATAGTGAAGTGGGAGTTGGTGGACGACCAGGATCAGATGTTGTTTTGCTGGAAGATACCAGTGCAGATCACCAGCTGA
- the ISCA2 gene encoding iron-sulfur cluster assembly 2 homolog, mitochondrial isoform X2 — protein sequence MAALRRCLWLAWGSRVSWCSAPSRRGQALLGPPPAPACALGRSLRWVSSSSQPGPTESDSSEGQVYLSESCVKRLLEIAEGSEFLRLQVEGGGCSGFQYKFSLDTVINPDDRVFEQGGARVVVDVDSLAFVKGSMVDFSQELIRSSFQVVSNPQAEKGCSCGTSFSVKF from the exons ATGGCGGCGCTGAGGCGCTGTTTGTGGTTGGCGTGGGGCAGTCGGGTCAG TTGGTGTTCTGCTCCGTCGCGCAGAGGACAAGCGCTGCTCGGCCCCCCGCCGGCCCCGGCCTGCGCGCTGGGCCGCTCGCTGCGATGGGTGTCGTCGTCCTCCCAGCCGGGCCCGACGGAGAGCGATTCTAGCGAGGGACAGGTCTACCTCAGCGAGAGCTGCGTGAAG AGGCTGCTGGAGATTGCAGAAGGATCAGAGTTTCTCAGACTGCAGGTGGAAGGAGGTGGTTGCTCTGGGTTCCAGTACAAGTTTTCTTTGGACACAGTTATCAATCCTGATGACAG ggTGTTTGAACAAGGTGGTGCCCGTGTAGTTGTGGATGTGGACAGCCTGGCCTTTGTGAAAGGTTCCATGGTAGACTTCAGCCAGGAGCTGATTCGCAGCTCATTCCAGGTGGTGAGCAATCCCCAGGCAGAGAAGGGATGCTCCTGTGGGACTTCTTTCTCTGTCAAATTCTGA
- the ISCA2 gene encoding iron-sulfur cluster assembly 2 homolog, mitochondrial isoform X1, whose protein sequence is MAALRRCLWLAWGSRVSSWCSAPSRRGQALLGPPPAPACALGRSLRWVSSSSQPGPTESDSSEGQVYLSESCVKRLLEIAEGSEFLRLQVEGGGCSGFQYKFSLDTVINPDDRVFEQGGARVVVDVDSLAFVKGSMVDFSQELIRSSFQVVSNPQAEKGCSCGTSFSVKF, encoded by the exons ATGGCGGCGCTGAGGCGCTGTTTGTGGTTGGCGTGGGGCAGTCGGGTCAG CAGTTGGTGTTCTGCTCCGTCGCGCAGAGGACAAGCGCTGCTCGGCCCCCCGCCGGCCCCGGCCTGCGCGCTGGGCCGCTCGCTGCGATGGGTGTCGTCGTCCTCCCAGCCGGGCCCGACGGAGAGCGATTCTAGCGAGGGACAGGTCTACCTCAGCGAGAGCTGCGTGAAG AGGCTGCTGGAGATTGCAGAAGGATCAGAGTTTCTCAGACTGCAGGTGGAAGGAGGTGGTTGCTCTGGGTTCCAGTACAAGTTTTCTTTGGACACAGTTATCAATCCTGATGACAG ggTGTTTGAACAAGGTGGTGCCCGTGTAGTTGTGGATGTGGACAGCCTGGCCTTTGTGAAAGGTTCCATGGTAGACTTCAGCCAGGAGCTGATTCGCAGCTCATTCCAGGTGGTGAGCAATCCCCAGGCAGAGAAGGGATGCTCCTGTGGGACTTCTTTCTCTGTCAAATTCTGA